Proteins encoded by one window of Salvia splendens isolate huo1 chromosome 14, SspV2, whole genome shotgun sequence:
- the LOC121763275 gene encoding mitochondrial import inner membrane translocase subunit TIM14-1-like isoform X1, translating into MALLGTPLIAGIAVAAAALAGKYSIQAWQAFKARPPTARMQKFYEGGFQPKMTRREASLILGVRESTPPDKVREAHRKVMVANHPDAGGSHYLASKINEAKDVLLGKSKSGSDSAF; encoded by the exons ATGGCGCTTTTG GGTACGCCACTTATAGCCGGAATtgctgttgctgctgctgctctaGCAGGTAAGTATAGTATTCAGGCATGGCAAGCGTTCAAAGCAAGACCACCAACTGCCAGAATGCAAAAATTCTATGAAGGAGGTTTCCAACCAAAAATGACTCGCAGGGAGGCATCACTTATTCTCGGAGTCAG GGAAAGCACTCCCCCGGATAAGGTAAGGGAAGCACACAGGAAGGTGATGGTGGCAAATCATCCCGATGCAGGTGGCAGCCATTACCTTGCTTCTAAGATTAATGAAGCTAAAGACGTGTTGCTTGGGAAGTCTAAGAGCGGCAGCGACTCAGCCTTTTAA
- the LOC121763275 gene encoding mitochondrial import inner membrane translocase subunit TIM14-1-like isoform X2 — protein sequence MGTPLIAGIAVAAAALAGKYSIQAWQAFKARPPTARMQKFYEGGFQPKMTRREASLILGVRESTPPDKVREAHRKVMVANHPDAGGSHYLASKINEAKDVLLGKSKSGSDSAF from the exons ATG GGTACGCCACTTATAGCCGGAATtgctgttgctgctgctgctctaGCAGGTAAGTATAGTATTCAGGCATGGCAAGCGTTCAAAGCAAGACCACCAACTGCCAGAATGCAAAAATTCTATGAAGGAGGTTTCCAACCAAAAATGACTCGCAGGGAGGCATCACTTATTCTCGGAGTCAG GGAAAGCACTCCCCCGGATAAGGTAAGGGAAGCACACAGGAAGGTGATGGTGGCAAATCATCCCGATGCAGGTGGCAGCCATTACCTTGCTTCTAAGATTAATGAAGCTAAAGACGTGTTGCTTGGGAAGTCTAAGAGCGGCAGCGACTCAGCCTTTTAA